The Flavobacterium piscisymbiosum genome includes a region encoding these proteins:
- a CDS encoding efflux RND transporter periplasmic adaptor subunit codes for MDKVIPRKNRKFRYLTIAIGVFLVLATIVFFSFNTKRSLNVKAEELSIQKVEKAFFEDFVVFQAKVEPLNVMLVNVTEGGSVKEIFVENGAMVTKGQSLARLYNPNTELNYLTQETAIIEQINNLNTGKLNIRNQELNLNKDLVLIEHDYNDAKRLYDMNARLYEKEVISKNDWNTFKESLRFQEERKRTIQQSIQKEKQTNQIQISQINHSIQTMEKSLDILRNNKKNFLIIAPESGRLTSFQPVLGKTFQAGESIGKIDSKQGYKLTADVDEFYLEKIREGLKGQVEFKGKNLEVLVTKVIPEVKGGHFIVELAFTSKDAIALQDGLSFGVKLILSEKNKTLVIQKGSFNQETAGKWIFVVKGNKAVRRNIKLGRENPSYYEVLEGLKEGESVITSSYTDYKDIEELSISSQ; via the coding sequence ATGGACAAAGTAATTCCTCGTAAAAATAGAAAATTTAGATATCTCACAATAGCAATTGGAGTTTTTTTAGTTTTGGCAACAATCGTCTTTTTTTCGTTTAACACTAAAAGAAGTTTAAATGTAAAAGCAGAAGAACTAAGTATCCAGAAAGTCGAAAAAGCTTTTTTTGAAGATTTTGTTGTTTTTCAGGCCAAAGTAGAACCTTTGAATGTGATGCTTGTAAATGTTACCGAAGGAGGATCTGTAAAAGAGATTTTTGTCGAAAATGGCGCCATGGTTACTAAAGGTCAATCGCTGGCACGTTTGTACAATCCAAATACCGAATTGAATTACCTGACTCAGGAAACCGCAATTATTGAGCAAATCAACAATTTGAATACCGGAAAACTAAACATTAGAAATCAGGAATTAAACCTCAACAAAGATTTGGTTTTAATTGAACATGATTATAATGATGCCAAAAGACTGTACGATATGAATGCCCGATTGTATGAGAAAGAGGTAATTTCGAAAAATGACTGGAATACTTTTAAAGAAAGCCTTCGTTTTCAGGAAGAACGCAAAAGAACGATTCAGCAAAGTATTCAAAAAGAAAAACAAACGAATCAAATTCAGATTTCGCAAATCAATCATTCCATTCAAACCATGGAAAAAAGTTTAGATATTTTGAGAAACAACAAAAAGAATTTCCTGATTATAGCACCGGAATCCGGCCGTTTGACTTCGTTTCAACCTGTTTTAGGAAAAACATTTCAGGCTGGAGAAAGCATCGGAAAAATAGATTCTAAACAAGGTTATAAACTTACCGCTGATGTAGATGAATTTTATCTTGAAAAAATACGCGAAGGTTTGAAAGGTCAGGTAGAATTTAAAGGAAAAAACCTTGAAGTTTTAGTTACCAAAGTAATCCCGGAAGTTAAAGGCGGACATTTTATAGTAGAACTGGCTTTTACCTCTAAAGATGCTATTGCATTACAAGACGGACTTAGTTTTGGTGTCAAACTAATTTTATCAGAGAAAAATAAAACTCTTGTTATCCAGAAAGGAAGTTTTAATCAGGAAACCGCAGGAAAATGGATCTTTGTTGTAAAAGGAAATAAAGCCGTAAGAAGAAATATAAAATTAGGAAGAGAAAATCCTTCGTATTATGAAGTCCTGGAAGGTTTGAAAGAAGGAGAATCTGTGATTACCTCATCTTATACAGACTATAAAGATATCGAGGAATTGTCGATTAGTTCTCAGTAA
- a CDS encoding ABC transporter ATP-binding protein — MITIQNLTKVFRTEEVETAALSGISLEIKKGDFLTIMGPSGCGKSTLLNIIGLLDSASGGSYKLLDQEMVGLKEKGRAVVRKENIGFIFQNFNLIDELSVYDNIELPLLYNNVKASERKQKIEAIAEKLNISHRLKHYPQQLSGGQQQRVAVARALVNDPKIILADEPTGNLDSKNGNEVMELLTDLHAKGATILMVTHSDYDASFSQRTIHMKDGVIFSEKLNQRNVDVFMDAK; from the coding sequence ATGATAACAATTCAAAATTTAACCAAAGTTTTTAGAACAGAAGAAGTAGAAACTGCAGCTTTAAGCGGGATTTCTTTAGAAATTAAAAAAGGAGATTTTCTTACTATCATGGGACCTTCTGGTTGCGGAAAATCGACTTTACTAAATATTATAGGTCTTTTAGACAGTGCTTCTGGAGGAAGTTATAAATTATTAGATCAGGAAATGGTGGGTTTAAAAGAGAAAGGAAGAGCTGTTGTTCGTAAAGAAAACATTGGTTTTATTTTTCAGAATTTTAACCTTATAGATGAACTTTCAGTTTACGATAATATCGAATTGCCTTTGCTTTATAACAATGTAAAAGCATCAGAAAGAAAACAAAAAATCGAAGCAATTGCCGAGAAGCTTAATATTTCGCACCGATTAAAACATTATCCGCAACAACTTTCCGGAGGACAACAACAAAGGGTTGCGGTTGCAAGAGCTTTGGTAAACGATCCTAAAATTATTCTGGCCGATGAGCCAACCGGTAATCTGGATAGTAAGAATGGTAATGAAGTAATGGAACTTTTAACGGATTTGCACGCTAAAGGAGCTACGATTTTGATGGTTACCCACTCTGATTATGATGCTTCTTTCTCGCAAAGAACAATTCATATGAAAGACGGTGTGATATTTTCTGAAAAATTAAATCAGAGAAATGTGGATGTTTTTATGGACGCTAAATAA
- a CDS encoding ABC transporter permease, which translates to MIFNWFKIFIYHLKQNKLFSFLNVLGLSIGIAGVIFAILYWNNENSYDQWNPEKKNVYQVLNKIGATGDIWASSSIPFGVTCKATIPEIESICFFDGWYYEEVIKYQNQKWMGKKIIVADYDFFDIFPFPIVKGAKKDILKEKHSVAISEDEAKKIFKNEDPIGKILINDNKPYVIKSVYKIMSPSSIEPNYVFGGLLEDDDVNIWGNFNYTLMIKAKKGTNKEALLKKMQNVSFVNRTMKDAKANGQTPEEYVKKNGEVKVILDQLDKARLHGTKSAASYNFPEGTGNLQLLYIMVGLSLLILILSLVNYINLATASAVKRAKEVGVRKIVGASKMQITSQFIFETAIIVVLAILFALAIVELSLPYYNNFLRKSLTMNGSEFYLQLIFIFGLVIVLAGIFPAIYISNFETLKVLKGNFSRSKSGIWIRNSMLIFQFGIAAFFIIGALIVNSQVNYMISKDLGFSGDQVIKIPFKTADRNKKIEKYLTIKQEVKKLSGVQDVSTFAGSFGSSTNSSSGFTYNGVFVQPRNVDMDFGFLDMMKIKVVKGRDLSPKYASDTISNWLINETLAKTLGLKNPINTIISSGWGNEKGNLKFKIVGVVKDFHITGLQNKVPPMVFISIKTLKWNNFDNVYVKVSPNNLTETLDKLKNYWEKNINQDYPFQYEFVNKGFAKTYQEQVKQKDLFFILNLVVIIIAVFGLFALASFSMERRLKEIAIRKTLGAETDLLLKELSKQYVVFCLIGFVIGIVPAYILLQKWLEDFAYRINISVIPFSVALISLLVLTLIIVLTKAYQVTKIDILKYLKYE; encoded by the coding sequence ATGATTTTTAACTGGTTTAAAATATTTATATATCATTTAAAGCAAAACAAACTGTTTTCGTTTTTAAATGTCCTGGGATTAAGCATTGGAATTGCCGGAGTAATTTTCGCTATTTTATATTGGAACAATGAAAATTCGTATGACCAATGGAATCCTGAGAAAAAAAACGTCTATCAGGTTCTAAACAAAATTGGAGCAACGGGAGACATTTGGGCCTCAAGTTCGATTCCGTTTGGCGTAACCTGCAAAGCGACAATTCCTGAAATTGAGTCTATTTGTTTTTTTGACGGCTGGTATTACGAAGAAGTAATAAAATACCAAAATCAAAAATGGATGGGCAAAAAAATAATAGTCGCTGATTATGACTTTTTTGACATTTTCCCATTTCCAATTGTTAAAGGGGCGAAAAAGGACATCCTTAAAGAAAAACATAGTGTTGCCATTTCAGAAGACGAAGCAAAAAAAATCTTCAAAAACGAAGATCCTATTGGCAAAATTCTTATAAACGATAATAAACCTTATGTCATAAAATCGGTTTATAAAATTATGAGTCCCTCCTCTATTGAACCCAATTATGTCTTTGGAGGTTTATTAGAAGATGACGACGTTAACATTTGGGGGAATTTTAATTATACCTTAATGATTAAAGCAAAAAAAGGTACTAATAAAGAAGCACTTTTAAAGAAGATGCAAAATGTAAGTTTTGTTAACAGAACCATGAAAGATGCTAAAGCAAATGGCCAGACACCTGAAGAATATGTAAAGAAAAATGGCGAGGTTAAGGTTATTCTTGATCAATTGGACAAAGCGCGATTGCACGGTACAAAATCTGCCGCAAGTTATAATTTTCCTGAAGGCACAGGTAATTTGCAATTGCTTTATATCATGGTAGGCTTATCTCTATTGATTTTGATTTTATCACTTGTAAATTACATCAATTTAGCGACTGCTTCTGCCGTGAAACGCGCTAAAGAAGTAGGCGTGCGTAAAATTGTGGGGGCAAGCAAAATGCAAATAACAAGTCAGTTTATATTTGAAACGGCTATTATTGTAGTTCTGGCAATTCTTTTTGCCCTAGCGATAGTAGAGCTTTCTTTACCGTACTACAACAACTTCCTGAGGAAATCTTTGACTATGAATGGCAGTGAATTTTATCTGCAGCTCATTTTTATATTTGGATTAGTAATTGTACTTGCGGGTATATTTCCTGCCATTTATATTTCGAATTTTGAAACATTAAAAGTATTAAAAGGAAACTTCTCCAGAAGTAAAAGCGGTATCTGGATTCGAAATTCTATGTTGATTTTTCAATTTGGTATTGCTGCCTTTTTTATCATTGGCGCATTAATTGTGAACTCACAAGTAAACTACATGATCAGTAAAGATCTTGGTTTTAGTGGTGATCAGGTAATTAAAATTCCGTTTAAAACTGCGGATCGCAATAAAAAAATAGAAAAATACCTGACTATAAAACAAGAAGTCAAAAAATTATCCGGTGTTCAGGATGTCTCTACTTTTGCAGGTTCTTTTGGCAGCAGCACCAATTCAAGTTCCGGATTTACATACAACGGTGTTTTTGTACAACCACGAAATGTCGATATGGATTTTGGTTTTCTTGATATGATGAAAATTAAGGTGGTAAAAGGACGGGATTTATCTCCAAAATATGCTTCGGACACTATTAGTAACTGGTTAATAAATGAAACACTTGCGAAAACTCTGGGACTTAAAAACCCAATAAACACAATAATAAGTTCCGGTTGGGGAAATGAGAAAGGTAATCTAAAGTTTAAAATTGTTGGTGTTGTCAAAGACTTTCACATTACAGGACTTCAGAACAAGGTTCCTCCAATGGTTTTTATAAGTATTAAAACTTTAAAATGGAATAATTTTGATAATGTATATGTAAAGGTTTCTCCAAATAATCTAACGGAGACTCTGGATAAACTTAAAAACTATTGGGAGAAAAACATCAATCAGGATTATCCATTTCAATATGAATTTGTCAATAAAGGATTTGCTAAAACTTATCAGGAACAAGTCAAACAGAAAGATTTATTTTTCATCCTGAATCTTGTAGTAATTATTATTGCCGTTTTTGGATTATTTGCTTTAGCTTCTTTTTCGATGGAGAGAAGACTGAAAGAAATTGCTATCAGAAAAACATTGGGCGCAGAAACGGATCTTTTATTGAAAGAGCTATCAAAACAATACGTTGTTTTTTGCTTAATAGGTTTTGTAATTGGCATTGTGCCTGCTTACATTTTATTGCAAAAATGGCTTGAAGATTTCGCTTACAGAATCAACATTTCGGTTATTCCGTTTAGTGTTGCTTTGATTTCTTTACTGGTATTAACTTTGATTATTGTTTTAACAAAAGCCTATCAGGTAACCAAAATAGACATCCTGAAATATTTAAAATACGAATAA
- a CDS encoding sensor histidine kinase codes for MKNWKFYNALFIRVLFIMIPFFFCVFLIYKTLYYNAILVGFFIILLLFEMYFYIKNHSLFYDKILLSILQKDFSTNFPPEYREQKFSNLYLLYNTLKYQQQEQTSKELVYQSILNNIDTATLILEKENDDWSIFLMNDCFSSLFKVPKVSHWKYLKNYLPSLCNEIEQTEFTELKSAISIKIEEQDLQTFVLQTSYTKTYDKEYFIILLDSIQRVIEKKEKEAWINLMKIISHELMNSLTPIRALSQNLLQIVDQEKLEEDDFEDIKSSISTIINRSDHLQVFVENYRKLAMLPTPTKQMTPINLLLEDCMRIMNPILKAENIELVNEISSPRSILIDKSQIEQVIINLITNSVYALKEKAEKKMFLSSYTDNNRFFITISDNGKGIDEEIREKVFLPFFTTRKDGAGIGLTLSKNIIEAHGGYLSYQTDEDKTSFVICLI; via the coding sequence ATGAAAAACTGGAAATTTTATAATGCTTTGTTTATAAGGGTTCTCTTTATTATGATTCCCTTTTTCTTTTGCGTTTTTTTAATTTATAAAACGCTTTATTACAATGCAATTTTGGTTGGTTTTTTTATAATCTTGCTATTATTCGAGATGTATTTTTATATCAAAAATCATTCTTTATTTTATGATAAAATATTGCTTTCAATTTTGCAGAAAGATTTTTCGACCAATTTTCCGCCAGAATATAGAGAACAGAAATTTAGCAACTTATATCTTTTATACAATACTTTAAAATACCAGCAGCAAGAGCAGACTTCAAAAGAATTGGTTTATCAGTCCATTTTGAATAATATAGATACAGCAACTTTAATTCTCGAAAAAGAAAACGATGACTGGAGTATTTTTTTAATGAATGATTGCTTCTCCAGTTTATTTAAAGTGCCAAAAGTAAGTCATTGGAAATACCTTAAAAATTATTTGCCATCACTTTGCAATGAAATTGAGCAAACAGAATTTACAGAGTTGAAATCGGCAATTTCGATTAAAATAGAAGAACAGGATTTGCAGACATTTGTATTGCAGACATCCTATACAAAAACTTACGATAAAGAATATTTCATTATTTTATTAGACAGTATTCAGCGCGTTATTGAGAAAAAAGAAAAAGAAGCCTGGATTAATCTGATGAAAATCATTTCGCATGAATTAATGAATTCCTTAACGCCAATTCGTGCGCTTTCGCAGAATTTACTTCAGATTGTCGATCAGGAAAAACTAGAAGAAGATGATTTTGAAGATATCAAAAGCAGTATTTCGACGATTATCAATCGAAGTGACCACTTGCAGGTATTTGTCGAAAATTACCGAAAACTAGCCATGCTTCCGACTCCAACCAAACAAATGACGCCAATAAATTTACTTTTAGAAGATTGTATGCGCATCATGAACCCGATTTTGAAAGCGGAAAATATCGAATTGGTAAATGAAATTAGCAGTCCAAGATCTATTTTGATTGATAAAAGCCAGATCGAACAAGTGATTATAAATCTAATAACCAACAGTGTTTATGCATTAAAAGAAAAGGCAGAAAAGAAAATGTTCTTGTCCAGTTATACTGATAATAATCGTTTTTTTATCACCATTTCAGACAACGGAAAAGGAATCGACGAAGAGATTCGGGAAAAAGTATTTCTGCCATTCTTCACCACCAGAAAAGACGGCGCCGGAATTGGTTTAACGCTTTCTAAAAACATCATCGAAGCACACGGAGGTTACTTAAGCTACCAAACCGATGAAGATAAAACAAGCTTTGTGATTTGTTTGATTTGA
- the trmB gene encoding tRNA (guanosine(46)-N7)-methyltransferase TrmB yields MGSKNKLKRFRENETFQNVFQPTREEVVGDLMPLKGKWNSDFFKNDNPLVLELGCGKGEYSVGLAERYPDKNFIGIDIKGARFWRGAKTAVETSLHNVAFIRTQIELIDHIFNENEVDEIWITFPDPQIKYKRTKHRMTNSEFLKLYKKILKKDGVVNLKTDSEFMHGYTLGLLHGEGHEVLYANHNVYTNEGSPEEVTAFQTFYEKQYLEINKAITYIRFKIKD; encoded by the coding sequence GTGGGAAGTAAAAATAAACTAAAAAGATTCAGAGAAAACGAAACGTTTCAAAACGTTTTTCAACCAACCAGAGAAGAAGTTGTAGGCGATTTAATGCCTCTGAAAGGAAAATGGAACTCTGATTTCTTTAAAAATGATAATCCTTTAGTTTTAGAATTAGGATGTGGAAAAGGTGAATATTCTGTTGGATTAGCAGAAAGATATCCTGACAAAAATTTTATTGGAATCGATATTAAAGGAGCACGTTTCTGGAGAGGTGCTAAAACCGCTGTAGAAACCAGTCTTCATAATGTGGCTTTTATTCGTACTCAAATCGAATTGATCGATCATATTTTTAATGAAAATGAAGTGGATGAAATCTGGATTACTTTTCCGGATCCGCAAATTAAATACAAAAGGACAAAACACAGAATGACAAACTCTGAGTTTTTGAAATTGTATAAAAAAATCCTTAAAAAAGACGGTGTTGTAAACCTTAAAACCGATAGCGAATTCATGCACGGTTATACTCTTGGATTGCTTCACGGTGAGGGACATGAGGTTTTATACGCGAACCATAATGTGTATACAAACGAAGGAAGTCCTGAGGAAGTTACTGCTTTTCAGACTTTTTACGAGAAACAATATTTAGAAATTAACAAGGCAATTACGTATATTCGCTTTAAAATTAAAGACTAA
- a CDS encoding LysE family transporter, translating into MALLTPLLSGFIAAFIGIIPPGLINMTAAKVNMKEGKKNALWFVAGAVLVIFFQVSLAVLFAQVIDNRPDVVTLLREVGFAIFSILTIYFLFIAKEPKAKKSKIKKSSKKSRFFLGMLLSGLNFFPIPYYVVVSVTLASYHLFAFENNIIFTFVFGSVLGSFAALYSYIGFFGRIEKKTDYLMRNMNTIIGSITGLIAIATLFNILNYYFG; encoded by the coding sequence ATGGCATTACTTACCCCATTACTTTCAGGTTTTATTGCCGCTTTCATTGGGATTATTCCACCGGGATTAATCAATATGACGGCCGCAAAAGTGAACATGAAAGAGGGGAAAAAGAACGCTTTATGGTTTGTTGCCGGTGCGGTTTTAGTAATCTTTTTTCAGGTTTCTTTAGCCGTTTTATTTGCGCAGGTAATCGACAATCGCCCTGATGTGGTAACATTGTTGCGTGAGGTTGGATTTGCTATTTTTTCTATTCTTACGATTTACTTTTTGTTTATCGCAAAAGAGCCAAAAGCCAAGAAATCGAAGATTAAAAAGAGCAGCAAAAAAAGCCGTTTCTTCCTGGGAATGCTATTATCCGGTTTGAACTTCTTCCCTATTCCGTATTATGTTGTAGTGAGTGTTACGCTGGCTTCTTACCATCTTTTTGCATTCGAAAACAACATTATTTTTACTTTTGTATTCGGGTCTGTTTTAGGTTCGTTTGCGGCATTGTACAGCTACATTGGTTTCTTTGGCAGAATAGAAAAGAAAACTGATTATCTGATGCGAAACATGAACACTATTATAGGAAGCATTACAGGTTTAATTGCTATTGCAACACTTTTTAATATCCTGAATTACTATTTTGGGTGA
- a CDS encoding sigma-54-dependent transcriptional regulator — protein sequence MRKKQAQILIVDDQEEILFSAKMILKKHFETIFTENSPKKIISILNENEINVVLLDMNYRIGFEDGREGIHWLKEIKILSPQTVVILMTAFGKIDTAVEGIKIGAFDYVLKPWNNEKLLEIIDKAVAESRKNSKKVPEEKPVKNYFVGNSLKIKQAYSIAERVARTDANVLILGENGTGKYVFAEFIHLNSERKSQPFVHVDLGSLSDNLFESELFGYAKGAFTDAKTDTAGRFEIASGGTIFLDEIGNIPLHLQSKLLHVLQTKTVTRLGESKPRPLNVRVIAATNSDIKAEVKNKTFREDLLYRINTMEIHLPSLRERKDDIVPMAHFILDKIAEKYNHGPEASGWHFEDNVASYLEKYPWKGNIRELENKIERALILADNNTISVTNLDILDFEEIQENDENPLSEMEKSAIEKTLFKYNGNISKTAEELGLSRAALYRRIEKYDLKN from the coding sequence ATGCGAAAAAAACAAGCCCAGATATTAATCGTCGACGATCAGGAAGAAATTCTTTTTTCGGCAAAAATGATTCTCAAAAAACATTTTGAAACCATTTTTACAGAAAATAGTCCTAAAAAAATCATCTCTATTTTAAATGAAAATGAAATAAATGTGGTTTTATTAGACATGAATTACCGAATTGGTTTCGAAGATGGGCGCGAAGGGATTCACTGGCTCAAAGAAATTAAGATACTTTCGCCACAAACCGTCGTGATTTTAATGACCGCATTTGGTAAAATTGATACTGCAGTTGAAGGAATAAAAATTGGTGCTTTTGATTATGTTCTAAAACCTTGGAATAACGAAAAATTACTCGAAATAATTGATAAGGCTGTGGCCGAAAGCAGAAAAAACAGCAAAAAAGTGCCGGAAGAAAAACCGGTAAAAAACTATTTTGTTGGCAATTCCCTTAAAATAAAACAAGCCTATTCTATTGCCGAAAGAGTAGCCAGAACAGATGCCAATGTTCTCATTTTGGGTGAAAACGGAACCGGGAAATATGTTTTTGCCGAGTTTATTCATCTCAATTCAGAACGAAAATCACAGCCATTTGTGCATGTTGATTTAGGATCTTTGAGCGATAATTTGTTCGAAAGTGAACTTTTTGGTTATGCAAAAGGCGCTTTTACAGATGCTAAAACAGATACTGCCGGCAGATTTGAAATAGCTTCCGGCGGAACTATTTTTCTGGATGAAATAGGGAATATTCCGTTGCATTTACAATCGAAACTATTACATGTTTTGCAAACCAAAACTGTTACCCGTTTAGGAGAAAGTAAGCCAAGACCTTTGAATGTTCGCGTAATTGCAGCAACAAACAGTGATATAAAAGCTGAGGTTAAGAACAAAACATTCCGCGAAGATTTGCTGTATCGCATCAATACAATGGAAATTCATTTGCCTTCGTTACGCGAACGAAAAGATGATATTGTACCCATGGCACATTTTATCCTGGATAAAATTGCCGAAAAATACAATCATGGTCCCGAAGCTTCGGGATGGCATTTTGAAGACAATGTAGCATCATATCTGGAAAAATATCCATGGAAAGGAAACATTCGTGAATTGGAAAATAAAATAGAACGCGCTTTGATTTTGGCTGATAATAATACTATTTCAGTCACCAATCTGGATATTTTAGATTTCGAAGAAATTCAGGAAAACGATGAAAATCCGTTATCAGAAATGGAAAAAAGTGCGATCGAAAAAACACTCTTCAAATACAACGGAAACATCAGTAAAACAGCCGAAGAATTGGGTTTATCAAGAGCAGCTTTATACAGAAGAATCGAGAAATATGACTTAAAAAATTAA
- a CDS encoding MGMT family protein, with amino-acid sequence MAEDNFFERVYAIARQIPYGKVTSYGAIAKALGTARSARMVGWAMNACHNMEDVPAHRVVNRKGLLTGKHHFDGTNLMQQLLESEGIEVVDNQIVDLEKHFWTPEVSTI; translated from the coding sequence ATGGCTGAAGATAATTTTTTTGAACGCGTTTATGCGATCGCCAGACAAATTCCGTACGGGAAAGTAACTTCTTATGGCGCTATTGCGAAAGCTCTTGGAACCGCCCGTTCTGCGCGAATGGTAGGCTGGGCGATGAATGCGTGCCATAACATGGAAGATGTTCCGGCGCACAGAGTTGTAAACAGAAAAGGTCTCTTGACCGGAAAACACCATTTTGACGGAACTAATTTAATGCAGCAACTTCTGGAAAGCGAAGGTATTGAGGTGGTCGATAATCAAATAGTAGATTTAGAAAAGCACTTTTGGACGCCTGAGGTTTCTACCATATAA
- a CDS encoding L,D-transpeptidase family protein: protein MRNFTFLPVIIAVSFLMSAFESSAKETLLKNKRTEFENIFGSGKYVSKATVDAESITQFYKKYPKLKKYQNDVLDLYKKKEYKLIWYDDKSVSEFGALLYHKVQLLNDQGIKATMPYMDLVDDVFNENVTADLPQIDTELLLSNMYVFYASNVYSGVDPATLKKIGWFLPAKTISYVKILDSLMVDPDRLNKDENLLFGQYYKLKAALKKYRNIEKNNLWTKIDIDAANYKDLRPFDSGVAVKQIRQRLFVIGDLAQDSKSQVYDEEMMAGILKYKARYGLKLNYALTKEHIDQMNEPIGNSIKTIMLNMERCRWIPAQLAQASEYVMVNIPSFKLVYVKNGKYELVSDVFVGTRMTETVIFSGNMDRIVFSPYWYVPQSIIKNELKLKMAEDKKYLADHNMEWNGGNVRQKPGPKNSLGLVKFMFPNPNDIYLHDTPAKSLFEFEKRIFSHGCINVKEAKGLALAILKDNPDWPADKIDQAMSGEKETTCMLKNKIPIYIGYFTAWVSEDGDIGFYPDVYDRDPQLDKLLYSDSVAAK from the coding sequence ATGCGAAATTTTACTTTTTTACCTGTAATTATTGCGGTTAGTTTTTTGATGTCTGCTTTTGAATCTTCTGCTAAAGAGACACTTCTGAAAAATAAAAGAACGGAATTTGAAAATATTTTTGGATCAGGAAAATATGTTTCAAAAGCTACTGTTGACGCGGAATCAATTACTCAGTTTTACAAAAAATATCCCAAATTAAAAAAATACCAAAATGATGTTCTGGATCTTTATAAAAAGAAAGAATATAAGTTGATCTGGTACGATGATAAAAGTGTTAGCGAATTTGGGGCACTGTTGTATCACAAAGTTCAACTGCTTAACGATCAGGGTATAAAGGCGACTATGCCTTATATGGATTTGGTAGATGATGTTTTTAATGAAAATGTTACTGCTGATTTACCTCAAATCGATACAGAACTTTTATTATCGAATATGTATGTGTTTTATGCCAGTAATGTTTATTCGGGCGTTGATCCTGCAACTTTAAAGAAAATAGGTTGGTTTTTGCCTGCCAAAACGATTTCGTATGTAAAGATTTTAGATTCGCTAATGGTCGATCCGGACAGACTAAATAAAGATGAAAATCTTTTATTTGGTCAATATTATAAATTAAAGGCAGCATTAAAAAAATATCGAAACATAGAAAAAAACAATCTATGGACAAAAATTGATATCGATGCCGCTAATTATAAAGACCTGAGACCTTTTGATAGTGGAGTTGCAGTAAAACAAATCAGACAGCGTTTGTTTGTGATTGGAGATTTGGCACAAGATTCTAAAAGCCAGGTTTATGATGAAGAAATGATGGCGGGTATTTTAAAGTATAAAGCAAGATATGGCCTAAAACTAAATTATGCTTTAACTAAAGAACATATCGACCAAATGAATGAACCCATTGGTAACAGTATAAAAACGATAATGCTAAACATGGAACGCTGTCGGTGGATACCAGCACAATTGGCGCAGGCAAGCGAATATGTTATGGTAAATATTCCGTCGTTTAAACTGGTATATGTTAAAAATGGAAAATACGAATTAGTATCGGATGTTTTTGTTGGAACCAGAATGACCGAAACTGTAATTTTTAGTGGTAATATGGACAGGATTGTGTTTAGTCCGTATTGGTATGTGCCGCAGAGTATCATTAAAAACGAATTAAAACTAAAAATGGCAGAAGATAAAAAGTATCTGGCCGATCACAATATGGAATGGAACGGAGGGAATGTGAGACAAAAACCTGGGCCTAAAAACTCTTTGGGACTGGTTAAATTTATGTTTCCAAATCCCAATGATATTTATTTGCATGATACGCCGGCCAAAAGTTTGTTTGAGTTCGAAAAACGTATTTTTAGCCACGGATGCATCAATGTAAAAGAAGCAAAAGGTTTGGCACTTGCTATTTTAAAAGACAATCCTGACTGGCCGGCAGATAAAATAGATCAGGCCATGAGTGGTGAAAAAGAAACTACCTGCATGCTGAAAAACAAAATTCCTATTTATATAGGTTATTTTACAGCATGGGTAAGCGAGGATGGGGATATTGGTTTTTATCCGGATGTATATGACAGAGATCCGCAATTGGACAAATTACTGTATTCAGACTCTGTAGCAGCAAAATAA